GAGGGCTGGCTGGCCCGGAGCGAAAGGTCTTAACCCGCGTCGCGGGTACTCACCCACGGAGCCGGGATGGCCGAGTGGTAAGGCGCACGCCTGGAAAGCGTGTTCCCTTTGGGATCCGGGGTTCAAATCCCCGTCCCGGCGCATTTTGCGACGAACGGACGTGAGGAGCTAAATCGCCAACATGGGGATTTGAGCAGGGAGGTCGCGCGCAACGAGCGAAAGCGAGTGAGTACGTCCGACTGAGTTCAAATCCCCGTCCCGGCGTTCTGCTGAGCGGTGCGAAGCAGGGCAGGGAGCAGTTGTGTCGCGACCGTGTTTCCTTGGTTTCGACTTTCGAGCAGACCGCAGACTTAATCCCGTGACCGTCGAGGGTCGGGTAATGCCCGACACCCGGACGCGCGCGAACTACGCGCTGCTCGATTTTCAAGAACACCTCGGCGAGAGTTCCGACGGACTCGACGTGCCGTGGGCGGAGTTCGTCGGCAATCATCGCTCCTCGACCCAGGAGTTCACCGTGCCCGTCGGGCCGGCCACCGAGGCGTACCTCGAATGCCAACTGTTCGAGGTGGGGAGCTACGGCCACGAGATCGTCGTCAACGGTGACGCACTCACGGGCTTCGACATCCCGCCCGCACCGGGCTGGCAGTACTGGATGGATCCCATCACCGGCGCGGATCTCGAAGCCGGGGAGAACACGGTCCGATTCGTCCGCGACGCCGACACTCGCGACGATTTCGTGGTCGGATCGGTCGTCGTTCATTGGAAAGAACCCGTCGAGTGAACCGTTCGGATATAAACGGGCATCGATGCGACCGATCGTGAACAACAACTCGTGCTAACGTCTTTCACACGTTCGACGAAACGACCTCCGAGGCGGTCGATTTCTCGATCGAAGGGCAGTCACTGATCGCCGACGTGGGATAACCCGAATAGCTGCTTTTATATAGAAGCACATTCAATCGTTCGGTGAATCATGAGTCAGCGAATGCAGGGTCAACCCATGATCATCATGGGCGACGACTCCCAGCGCGTCAAGGACCGCGACGCACAGTCGCACAACATCGACGCGGCACGGGCAGTAGCGGACTCGGTCCGCTCGACACTCGGGCCGAAAGGGATGGACAAGATGCTCGTCTCCTCGATGGGCGACGTCACCGTCACGAACGACGGCGTCACCATCCTCACGGAGATGGACATCAACAACCCGACGGCGGAGATGATCGTCGAGGTCGCAGAAACGCAGGAAGACGAGGCGGGCGACGGCACCACAACCGCCGTGGCGGTCGCGGGCG
This region of Halococcus sediminicola genomic DNA includes:
- a CDS encoding DUF7383 domain-containing protein; translation: MPDTRTRANYALLDFQEHLGESSDGLDVPWAEFVGNHRSSTQEFTVPVGPATEAYLECQLFEVGSYGHEIVVNGDALTGFDIPPAPGWQYWMDPITGADLEAGENTVRFVRDADTRDDFVVGSVVVHWKEPVE